GGAACTCGCCGTCGCGCCGTAGGGCGCGGCGCCGACCGGGAGCCGTTCCGCGACCGTCCCGCGCTCGTGGTCGATCACCGCGACCTCGTCTTCGGTCTGGACCGGCGCGAAGAGCCGTTCCCTGTCGGGCCCCCACGTCCCGGTGAACGCCTCCCCGCCGAGGTCGAGGCGGTCGACGACCGCCCCGTCGCCGAGGTCGACGACCGTGACGTCCGCCGTGCCGGGGGTGAACACGTAGGCGACCTCGCCGTCGGGGCCGATCTCGCTCGTCAGCGGCGACTCGCCGAGGCCGTCGTCGGCAGTCAGCCGCGTCCGCTCGACCGGGCCGGCCGGATCGCTGACGTCCCAGACGCTCTCCGTGCCGCGCTCGCCCTCCTCGTTCTCGACGGTCAGCAGGTCGCCGTCCCACGAGGCCGTCGCCATCCACGGCCGGGCGTGGTCGGCGTCGTCGACCGGGTCGACCGCGACCTGCGTCCGAATCTCGAACGGGTCGATCCCGAGGACGGTCAGCGTGTTCCCGTAGCGGTCGGGGACGTAGGCGTACTCGCCGTCGGGGTGGATCGTCACGTCGCAGGGACCGGGCCCGTCCTCGCCCTCGATCGCGGGTTCGTCGCGGCGGTCGATCTCGGCGGTGACCTCGCCGAACGAGGCCGACGCCGGGTCGGCGTCGAGCCGGTAGTTCCGGTGGACCGGTTCCCGCGCGCTCACGACGAGGTGCTCGCCGTCGGGCGTCCGCTCCAGCCAGTTGGCGGCCGCGCCGGTCTCGTGGCTCGCGACCGTCTCCAGCCCCGAGAGCCCGACCGCCTCCACGCCGCCGTCGACGGTGAGCCAGAGGACCTCCTCCCGGGAGTCCGCCAGCCGCGGCGCGTACTGGTTCGAGGGGAACGAGGAGGTCGTCCCGAGGTGGACCGTCGCGACCACCTCCGGCGCCGACGGGTCGATCAGGCTCGCGGTGCCGTCGCCGGTGTTGAAGACGTACACCGTGGGCGCGTCCGCCTGCGGGCGCGACCCGATCCGCGCCGCTCCGACGCGCCCGAGCGTCGTCGCGCCCGCGCCGGCCGCGACCGACCGCCGGAGCAGGCGTCGTCGCGACACGGCGGCGGGTTCGACGACGTCGCCCTCGCCGTCGCGGTTCCGTGCAGGCATCGCGGTCGCCTGTCGACGCCGGCGCGCAAAAAGCCACCACGGACGGTTCGGCTTCCCTGACGGTCGTAGCCGTCGCTCACTCGCCGACGGCGACCGCCTCGGCGCCGGCGAGCGTCCGGAGTCGCTCGGGGTCGATCGGAAACACCGCGTCCGGCGTCCCCGCGGCGGCCCAGACGGTGTCGTACGCGAGCAGCGTCTCGTCGAGCACCACGGGCACGGGCCGGTCGTGACAGAACGGCGGGACGCCGCCGATCGACCAGCCGAGGACCCGCTCGATCCGGTCCGGATCGGCCAGCGAGACCGCGTCGGCCGGCGCGTCGAACTGCGCGCCGAGGGCGGCCTCGTCGACGCGGTTCGCGCCGCTGGTGACCGAGACGACGAGGTCGCCGTCGACGTCGAACGCGAGCGAACTGGCGATCTGGGCGACGTCGCAGCCGACCGCCGCCGCGGCGTCCGCGGCGGTCTCGGTCCCCTCGGGGAACTCCTCGACCGCCGGATCGAAGCCGTACTCCTGCCGCGCCTGGGCCCTGAACGACGCTGTACGCGGGTGCATGAGCGCGACGGACGACGCCGCGCGTAGAAAAGCTACCGGACGTTCGTGAGGGTTGTGACGGCCCGGCCGGCTCACGCGAGCGCGACCGAGAGCGCCACGCCGTCGAGCCGGCGGTAGCCCGGGTCGGGGTCGCGGACGACCTCGAAGGCGTCGAGGCGGATCACGAGCCGTCCGGGGTCGACCGTCGCCCGGAGGATCGGCCCGCGGCTGGTGACGGCGACGTACGGCGGCGACGGCACCGGCGTCGCCGGGAGCTCGAAGCCCGCCGCGTCGACGGCGTCCGCGAGGACCCGCGGGAGCGTCTCCAGCACGCCTCGGGCCGCGAGCCGCCGGCGGAGCGGGTCGACGACGGCCGCCCGGTCGGTCGCCAGCGGGCCGTCCCAGGCGTCGGCGACGGCGTCCGCACAGGCGTCGACGGCGCGGACGGTCCCCCGGTGCTCGCGCTGGATCCGACGCCGGGCCGACCGGGCGGGGTGGGTCACGCAAGCGAGTGCGACGGCGAGCGACAAGTGTCTCCCGATCTCACTCGTCCGACCGCGAGACGCCGATCGAGAGGACCGAGACGCGCCCGGCGAGCCGTCGCGCGAGTCGCTGCCAGCCGGGTTCGCGCCGGAGTTCGCGCTCCGCACGCAGGCGCTCGGTCTCCCGCTCCAGTCGGTCGCGTTCGGCCTCCAGCCGCCGCGAGCGCCGTTCGAGGCGGTCCCGTAGCTCCCGCGCCGCGTGCAGGTCGTGTGCGAGGAGGTCCCGCTCGCGTTCGAGGTCCGTGACCCGCTCGGCGAGGCGCTCGCGTTCCACCTCGGCCGAGTCGGGGCCGATCTCCGGCGTCTCCTCGGCGTCCGCCTCGACGACGAGTCGGCCGGTTCCCGTCGCGTTCACCACGGCGCCGACGAGCAACACGAGGGCGCCGAAGTAGAGCCACGTCAGCACCAGCAGGACGCCCCCGATCGCCCCCGCGGACTCGGAGCCGCTCGCGAACGCGACGTACACCTGGAACAGCGCCTGCAGCGCCGCCCAGCCGACGGCCGCGACGACGACGCCGGGGAGCACCTCGCGGACGGAGACGTCGACGTTCGGGAAGACGTAGTACATCGGGAAGAACGCGACCGTGAGCCCGACGACGAGCAACAGCGGGTTCACCACGGCGAGGAGGACGCTGTCGGGGAAGAACGCGAAGGCGCCGCTGGCGACGGCCGCCGCCAGCAAGGCGAGTCCGAGCGCGCCGAACACGACGAGGGCGTCGCGGAGTTGGCCGACGAACGACCGCTCGGCCGTCGAGTCGTACACCTCGGAGAACGCGGTGTCGAGGCCGCGGAAGATCTTCAGCGACCCCCAGAGCAACACGACGAGGCCGATGACGGAGGTGCCCGCGGTGGCGACCGAGCCGGCGATCGCGTCTTCGAGCAGTTCGGTGCCGCTCTCGGGGAGGAACCCCTCGGTGGTCTCGGCGACGGTCGCGGCGAGTTGCTCGTCGCCGACGACCGAGACGAGGAAAAAGACCAGCACGAGCAGCGGGATCAGCGAGACGAACGCCTGGTAGGCGATGCTCGCGGCCATGAACGGGACGTTCCGCTCTCGAACGCCCGCGACGACCGCCTTCGCGAACGGCACGGG
The Salinilacihabitans rarus DNA segment above includes these coding regions:
- a CDS encoding YihY/virulence factor BrkB family protein, with product MEPDPDLRTPVPFAKAVVAGVRERNVPFMAASIAYQAFVSLIPLLVLVFFLVSVVGDEQLAATVAETTEGFLPESGTELLEDAIAGSVATAGTSVIGLVVLLWGSLKIFRGLDTAFSEVYDSTAERSFVGQLRDALVVFGALGLALLAAAVASGAFAFFPDSVLLAVVNPLLLVVGLTVAFFPMYYVFPNVDVSVREVLPGVVVAAVGWAALQALFQVYVAFASGSESAGAIGGVLLVLTWLYFGALVLLVGAVVNATGTGRLVVEADAEETPEIGPDSAEVERERLAERVTDLERERDLLAHDLHAARELRDRLERRSRRLEAERDRLERETERLRAERELRREPGWQRLARRLAGRVSVLSIGVSRSDE
- a CDS encoding YbaK/EbsC family protein; its protein translation is MHPRTASFRAQARQEYGFDPAVEEFPEGTETAADAAAAVGCDVAQIASSLAFDVDGDLVVSVTSGANRVDEAALGAQFDAPADAVSLADPDRIERVLGWSIGGVPPFCHDRPVPVVLDETLLAYDTVWAAAGTPDAVFPIDPERLRTLAGAEAVAVGE